Genomic DNA from Ictidomys tridecemlineatus isolate mIctTri1 chromosome 6, mIctTri1.hap1, whole genome shotgun sequence:
TCAAGTGAAAAGTATAGAAATTATATAATGGttgccagcctaggcaatttagtgagaccctgtcgtaaaatttaaaaaagtaaaaggattggagatatgactcagtggtagagcactcctagattcaattcccagtatcaaatgaataaataaaatggtgaTTTAAGATAAAGTTGGTAGTTGTACAGTTAAGGACCTGGATATCCAGGACCTTATAGGTCAGGTTAAGGATCTGGAAATTTAGGACTTTATTCTAAAGACAATGAGAAGCCACTGAAGAGATATCAACAGAGATGCATTTTGGAAAGAGCACTCAATTGTAGTGAAGAATGGATTGGATACAGGAGCAGGATGCAGGGATATCAGCAGCTATTCATGCAAAGGATGATGGCATTTGGTGCCAGACTGGGGACAGAGGGATTGGAGAAAAATGGACAGTTAAAGGGTATGCAGATGTTAGATAAATCCTCATGATTGATTTAACATGGAAGATGAAGGCCAAAAATGGGTCAGTGATTCGGAGGTTTCTGGGTTGAGCAAGTAGGGAAGTGATAGAATGATTAACATAGCTAGAAAACAATAGAGGAGGGGCAAATAGGCAGAGAGTGGAAAAGAAAGGTCAAGGTCAGAGGATAATGTTTATCGTGGGAACCACAACTTGAAACAGGCAATCTGGCTCCAGAGCCCACTATCCTACCGCTGTCCTATGCTAGATTGGTGGCACTGCATCGTCATCATGCTGTTCCTAGtatggaaaaaggaaatagaaatactAGTAATAGtcccttaaatattttaattggctTCAACCAGTTTATCTCTTACCTAGTGTGCATACTCTAAAGGGTGTCTCCTCTGTGGATAAATTCCTTTTGAGTGTCCATGTGGCCTTATCTTTCACTGAACACTATAACTTTCGCACTTGTATTTCTTCCCAACGTTTGCTCCTCACTCTTCTTCTCACCATTTCCTTTTCTCCAAACTCCACATCAGTGAGTCTTACCGACTTTTCAGGCAAAATTGAGTCCCTCTATTTCTCCTTCATCACTACCACCACAGTCTATAGTGAACTTTATTATTGTGTGACTTCCCACCAGACAGTGAGCACTATAAGAGCAATCCCCAGTGCCTAGCACAGAGTAGGCATTTAGTAAATACTTGTCCAATGGGTATTTGGGGCCAGTTTGTAAATGAGTCTACTGTGAGTGCACTTACCATGAATAAATCCCCATAGCCTATTTACTTATTGTAATATGGATTACAGAGAGGTTCTGAAATTGGGGAGGGGGGTGGAAAAACAAGTTAGGAGTGTGGTTATTGAATAAGGCTTCAGCTATTCAGGTAGGGAACATCATCCAATAGTGGGGCTCAGGACAGTTCAGCATGGCTGCGGTGGCAATATGGCAATAAGTCAATTTCTCTAAAGCCTGCCATTTGTCCTCCAGAACTTCTCAGTCCACTCCAtctttggatcttttttttttttttttttggttgggggagggtaaccaggagtgcttaaccactgagccatatctccagttcCCCCGtccccccccctctttttttttttttttttttgagaaagggtcttgctaagttgcttagggcctcactaagttgctaaggctggcctcaaacttgcaatccttctgcctcagcctcctgagtctctaggatcacaggcatgtgccatcgtgcCCAGCTCCATCCTTGAGTCTttagaaggaaatatttttatacttagtACCCCATAAATCTGGTGTTTCAGAATGAAAATTACAGtgaaaaagataaatgatatactaagatatacataaaatatataaggaatggGTTTAACCTAAAGTCAAAAGACAAGCAGGAAACTCAAATTTATGGTATAATCCTTAAGTAGAAAGCCACAAAGGGCAGTCAGTGTTTCAAGATCAGTGGGGTGAGTAATAAAGGAAAAGCCAGCTTTGACTCATTTCCTGGTTGTTTCAGATTCCTCGCATACAAGTGGGATTTTTTTACTTTAAGGCAtgcacaatcttttaaaaaacaaattactaGAAATGGAGGTGTTTATGAAATTCCTTGGCAACCCACATACTGCTGCCACCATGAAATACTAAGTGTGAGACACAGCAGCTTTAAAATAGAAGCATGCGAATTTCAGCATAATAAGATTGATGTCAAATGTTtggaacaaataaacaaatacaacatCAACTGCTTTTCCTGCTATTGCCCGTATTCCTCATGCTTGGTGAGAGCTCAGTATCTCTTGAAGAGTTTTCCAGTTATTGCCAAACTTCTCCCATGATGAGTCCAAGCCCTTGAAGTAGAAACCAGGAACtcactctcccttcctccctagCACTCTTCACTGACACTAGACTTGTTCTCTCCCAAGCAGACACACCCGTGTGCCAGCTGAGCTCAGAAAAGAACAATGCAGGGAGTGGGTGCTGGCACTGGCGGAGGTGTCCATTTGAAAGGGCAGCATTGCAAAGGTCCTGAGTCCAGAGCCTGTGCAGGATGTGCTGTAGGAGGTGTCTGACCACAGCAGCCATGGGGGGTTCTGGTGGATCTCAGACACTGTTTGGGTTCTTCCTGGCTACATTGCCCCCCAACCTGATTTTCATCTTCTTAACGATTCTGTAAGCTTCCTTGTCTGCTTAACTAGCTGGAAGAGCTTCTGTCGTTTGCATCTAAGAACTCCAACAGAGCTCCTAAGATAGGGGGGACCCTATGGTGCCCCCTTACATGTTATTAAAACCCCCTCACCACTGCTGCTCTGTATGTGGCCCTTCCTGCTCCCTGGTGAACCCACGCATTTCCTTAATTGGTCCTCTCCCCAACTCTTACACAACCCCCATCCAGTGCCCCCGCTCCCGTGTTACTCTCAGCTAATGAACTTGATTTCCCTTttagtgaaaaattaaaagaacttccACAGGTTCCCACCATCAATCTTACCACCTACCTGTTCCAGAAGATGTGCTGACCCCTGCCCTTAGGGGCCTGGGCTAAAtcttcccgcccccccccctcgCCTTCCTTTTCTAGGACACTCTAAAGCCTCTATTTTCTTTCCTGCATCCTCAGTTTTTCCCTCTCTCCATAATCAATTCCTATAGCGCGCgcggcacacacacacacacacacacatattatttctTCCCATCTTATAAAACATTACTAGTGTCTCCACATCCCTCTGTAGCTACTGCTTACTTTGCTGCTCACCTTGACAGCAAAACTCTTCAAAAGAGTTGTCTACATGAGCGCTGCCAATTcccccctcattttttttctttgtaccaggaattgaacccagaggtgtttaaccactgagccacatcctcagccctttttattttttattttgagaaaaggtctcattaaattcctgagggtggctttgaactccaaaTCTTCCTGCCTAAACtgtccaagccactgggattacaggtgtaccccaccatgcccagcaattccTGTCTCTTGAAAGTACTTCCAGGGGTTGGGGtagtagctcagcagtagagtgttcacctagcacggtgaggccctgggtttcattctcagcaccacataataaaataaaataaaataaaataaaggtattgtgtccaactacaactaaaaagtaaatattagaaaagaaaacaagaaagaaagtaCTTCCAGGAGGCTCTGCCCCCACTATTTCCCATGAAGTTTTTCTTAAGGACCTCCACGCTGTGAAAACAATGCCTAATTCCCGCCTTCTCTTTGAAAGATCCATTTCCCTTGTTTTCCAACACACCACACACTCCCGGATTTTCTCCTGCCTTTCTGGCTACTCCCTCTCAGTATTCCTGGCTAGTTCTTCCTCGCTTCCACCCTCTCCACTCTATTCCCATGGCCGAGTCCTGAACCTATTTCTACTCATTAGGGATCATAACAAGTGTTGTGATTTCCCAATACCGCCCATTCCTCAGGACCTCATGTATCATTCCCTTCTAACTCTGTCCTTGAGCTCCAACTGCATATACTCATCTGTTTGCTGGAACTTTCTTCTTGAATGTATCAGGTGTCTCAAACTTAATGTCTGTAAAAGTGAACTATTTCCATCCCTCCTCCAACTCATTCCTCCCCCAGTTCTCCCTGTGTTAGCAAATAGCAGCAGCATCCTTCCAAATTACCCAAGCCAAACTCCCCTCTTTGTCTTGCCTCCTGTATCCAATCTATACCCTTATCATATCTCTGGAATATGATTACTTTGAAAGCAGAAGTTTGATCATATTATTCTCTGCTAAATCTTCCAATGACTTCCCCTCTCATTTAGAGTACAAGCCAAGGTCCTTACAACAGACTGTAAAGCCCTACAGAGTCTGGCTCCAGCACCTCTGACCCCATCTTCCACCTCGCTGCCTCTCACCCATTTGATTTTAGCCATGCTGAGCTTCTGATCTTTAAATACAGAGGGCATTTTCTGTCTCAAAAAaccactgggatcataggcgtgtaccaccttgcccagctacttttgtgtttttgtttttgtttttttatacctttggttgtttatttatttatttttatgtggtactgaggatcaaacccagggactcacacgcactaggggagtgctctactgctgagccacaatcccaacccacttttgtgttgttttaagtcactaattTCATGGTGGCTTTTTATAGCAACAATAGGAGACAAATACACACCATCTCCCAAGCtaaatatttacttctttatttatgTTTGCATTCCTTGCCATCACTGGAATGCAAACTCCATGATAATAGGGATATTTGACTCATTTGTTCACTATGCTCAGTACCTAGAAAAGTGCCTAGGATACAATAGGCATTCAATAAGtattttgtggaatgaatgaataatctGTATATACACGGGTGTGTTATGTATATCGGGAAgggatgaagaagaggagaaggtaAAGCAGCAGTTGTGATGTGGGAAGATCATGTGCTTGTGTGTAAAAGAAGTACACTGGGTTGGGGATGAGCACAGAGGTAGAGTAGCTTAGTAGGTGCAAGACCCTGGACCCAATCCCTAACACCAACAAGAAGACTAAATTGAGCTTCTAGAGATAGTTCATTACCCTGGGCCATGATTACTCTtcctgaggaagagagaaatccAATAGTTTGCCATAAAAGAAGGCAGTAGTGAGGACAAGGTCCAACTTGACTGTGGACCACCAAAGGAAAACTCTCTCTCTTAATATCTCCTGCACACCAAGGGAAATGGTGTCCTCTTATGCTCACAAGTAAAAATGGATTACCAGCTTGATAAGAAAGCTTAGACAGCAGGCCAGACTGGAGCGGTGGAAAATGGTACCCCAGATAATTCCAAAGTCTTCCCCCTCTTTATAAAGAAGGTACTCTGAGGAGGGAAACTTTCAGAGATCGGGAAGTTCATTGCCAACACCATAAATTTGTGAGTTGACTACAAAACACAATAGCTACAGCAAAGGAGTTATTACTGGTCTAGGGTTCTGCTTGGGTTTTTATGCCAGCTCCACATATTCCAGAGCCTGTAGAGGCAAGATATCAGGTTCAGTGTATAATTGCCCTTCCTCTACTCTTGTTTGCTTTTATGGTATTTGATGGTCGATTTCTTCTCTTTAGGAGACATTCACCTGGTAAAGACCTGACCCTGCTTATTcctacttttctctttttgctttctaccctcttccctctcccagaGTTTCCCTCACCACCTCCCTTGCTCCTTTCCTTTCTGACTCAGCCCTTTAAAAGCTCCTAGactacatcattttttttctcattaaaccacagaatgaggggctggggttggggctcagcggtagagtgctcacctagcacatgcaaggcgctgggtttaatccttagcaccacataaaaaataaatgaataaataaaataaaggtatcatgtccaactacaactaaaaaaatttttttttaaataaagattagctattgggctggggttgtagctcagtggaggagcgcttgcctagcatgtgtgaggcactagattcagttcttggcaccacatataagtaaataaattaaaggtccaacgacaactaaaaaatattttttaaaaaattagctattattattatcatcatcattaaacatcccacatttattttctatataatctaaatgtaattttatttaagcacttaaaaaattaattgttctTACATGACATTGTTGAGTGTGCAGTTTCAGTAATAAGATGAGGGCAGAAGCAAAAGCCTGCATGTCAACCAGGGAGCCTAGAAAAAGAAGTTTTCACTGAAAGAAAGATTTGAGATATCATTTTTCTCCCTACTCCATCTACGTAAAAAACTTCTCTCAATTACAGCTATTCCGGTAAATATGGCAACTGTACCCAACCAGGATTTGACTACTCCTGTGTGTAAGGAAGGCAGAAACCATGACCATGACCCTTGGCTAAAGCTTGTTTGCATTcccactgggggggggggttacaTTGGAAATACAAAATGGGATTAAACATCGTATTCTGCAGATGTAGCTTCATATAGACAATCTTCTTCCACATAGGCAAGACCATACTCAAGGCCATTCTCTTTACACCCCAGTGTTAATGCCAGTCAGCTGTGGTTGTGCTGAGGACCCCTAATATGCATGCCTGGCCCCCAGATGGGTCTCGCTTTATCAGCACCATTTCCCTTCTCCTGAAATGCCCTGGTTGCTGAGAGATTGTTTCCAGATCTCAGGGCTCACTCTGTCCTGTTCCAGATCAAAGCAGGGTTTACTTTCCTTCTTATGAGTTTGCTAGGAACAAAAAGTAACATTTCAACCTCCTGCCAACTCAACAGGAGATTTACTTCAATTAAAGGAAAGGACATTTGTTATTACAGGAATCCCATGTTTCAGCAAAGATAGGATTCCAGCTTGCCAACACCTTAGCAAACAGTGACCTGCTCTTTCTGGTTGTACAATCAAGAAAAGCACAACGTCCAGACCCAGGATTGTTTCCAAGGTACAGATGCCGAGGCTGGCAGTCAGAGTGAGGTCACTGTCAGAGTAGTCCCCAACTGCTTGCCAGCAACCATGATGGGCTCTTTGACTGGAATGCTGCACCGCTTCCCCAATAACtaccctcctttccttccttacCAACAGAATCCTACACATTTTGGAGACAGCACTATTCTCTCCTAAAAATACTACATTTCCCAGCCAGCCTTGCACCATTAAGAACAGTGACTTGCAAGATTTCAGGCAAAGTTTTGCCTCTCTAAGGATACTTTTGCCTTTTGACTTTGACATATACCATATTGAAAGTGATAGTGATCTTAGGGGAAGTGCCTTGAAGCAGTTAGGATTAGAATGTTTcctaaggatttttttctttttctggtgcttggaattgaatccagggcctcatttatgctaagcaagagctctactactgagatatACTGCCAGATTTGCTaaagattatttgtttttaatagagaAGAATGTAGTTTTATTGAATCTTTGAAAtgccccccttccccttcctaTCTACCTCTCTCTAGGGTTTGGGGTTTATGAAGCTAATTTGGTTaattagttttcttttcatttaattccCAGTTTGTAATTATGCTCAAAGGCTTCGAAAGTGCTTGAAGTCTGCTTTCTAGATAACCAGGGAATTTCTGTATATGAattgattactttttaaaaaatgattcatagAGTTTCATACTGAATATTTGATATTCTAAGTGAAAATGATTGAATATCTTCCCTTTTTTCAAAGTTACTAATCCGTACTCAAGAAAACATAGAACTATAAGTTATTATAGAAAGATCAAAAAGTGTAGGGTATGAgcaatttatttcaataaagaaaaaggtctaaaaaaaagaaagaaagaaaattctagttGTGCTTATGTGCTTAGCTATAGATTACCACTAAATCCTATcatcacctaaaaaaaaaaaaaaggattgattTTGCtacagtgggaaaaaaataaattccaaagtcCCTACATTTACTGAATCCTCATTTATCTCTGGACAATGTCTTTATCTCAGTGTCTCAAttccctctattttcttttcacaccAAGCTATTGAATGAGAAATATATCAAGCTGACTGATTTTATTCCAgtcatctttctaatttttattccaGTAAATAATTTTGACTTCAACATTTACCATATTGGAAATGACAAGTGTCTTCAGGTAAGTGCATCAAAGCAATTAGAATCAAAAtatttgctaaggattgtttttttaatggaacAGAATATGGCATCGAATATATGAATCTTTGAAACACAGAACCACATGAATAtcttttattgtgaaataaaataatccaaatgATTGTAAACCCAAGAAACAAAAAAGGGAAGCCCTTAAACATTTAGTACAAACACATGCATTTTCAAACCCTGACATTTTTGTGTAGTACTTATAATCTAAATacacctttcccttccctttacaACATACCATTGCAACCTGTTTGTTTATAGAATGAAGACCTTAAGGAAAAGCCTTATTCACATtcccatgaaagaaagaaatattttttcctaggaTCAATTTAGCTGAAATTGATTAAACACTGGTAGAGGTTCCAATCTTTATATCAGACAAATAATATGATAGATGATATTTCATTATCAACAAATTCCTATTAATACAGCCAGTTAATTAAATTATTCAGATGCATTTATTGAATTTCTACTATGTGTAACTATTGTTCAAAAGCAGACACATTTCCAAAGATATAAAGTTGGTcactaaaataaagtaataacTCCAGAAGTTTATAACTTTGGTATACTAAAATAcccaaatgataaaaaaaaagtttgtcacTACTATTGCTGCTGCTTTCAAAATTGCCCATTTATTTCTAGGGAACAGTTCAGACACTGGAAGAATATAATTCAAGTTTAAGCATCAATAAATGATAGCTATACCTTTATGATTTAACACAACAGCAATTTGAAGTACATTCTGGTGATCTACCGTGCTAGCATCTATGCAAGGCAGTCTGGGAaattacactattttttttaaaaaaagacaatattaaTTTCATAATAAACCAGGACATAGACCAACTGCAACTTAGAAGGGAGGCAAAACCTTCCCCCTACTGCTAAAATTATAATTCCTCAGACACACTGTCATCATTGGGAAGCATGGGTGTAGGCTAGATAAATTTATAGCATATTGAATAATACAGCCAAGTTTTTTGTATGTAACCCTGAAGACTTTCCAACTTATTTTTCAACATTACAATTGTAGGAATGGaaattgaagaaatgaaaagtattttCTTAGACACAACTAACAGGTTTCTTACAGTCTCCAAAGTCAAAATGTGACACATCACCGTAACAACCTAACACAAACTATTTTGTCTATCACCCATAATACATAACTTCATAGGACATCACATTTCCAACGACTAAGTACTTCTTTCAAtttccttgaattttttaaaaaaattcctaaacTATATAAGTTCTTTTTCCAGGTCAAGTGTTATCTTCTGGCAAAGTACCTTCAGGATAAATATGCTTCATCATTTATATATCCCACAATTCAAGCCTCCATCATATACAAGCTTAAAATCAGCTCCTGGTCCCTCTGTTCAGAACtccccacatttatttttaaaaattacttaaaacactagaggggaaaaaaatccctctGAATAAGAAAGACCCCTTAGAAAATCAAACTCaacttcatttcttaaaaaaaaaaaaagcctcagttaaaaaataaaataaaaaaagtctcaGTAGTCTTCCATTCAGAAACATGCTTTACGgtgagtaaataaaattaaatgaaaataataaacagtTATTAAATagcaaacttaaaataaataaatacttgtagTCTGGAGTTCTCAgataaaataataaggaaatatcTGTTTCTGGTAAATTCACATTCCTTTCTGTACCAGTTTCTATAATGAGTGGGCGACACTGCCCTCTTATGGActtattgagctacatcccttagTTCTTGTGGAAAATTTCCCCAGGATGGGTTGACCAGCAGGCTTGCTCGCACAtacattctttcttttgcttctagGACAGTCTTTGCCTTTCCATGAATGACTCTGAAGACCAAGGAGCCCCTAGAGAGGCCGTGAGACTTTGAAAAGTCTCATTGAAGGGACCATAAATTGACATTTGTTGCAGTGGTTTTCAAGGCTTAGTGTACATCAGAATCATCTGCGGGCTTGTTAAACACAAGTTGCTGGGCCCCACATTCGGACTTTATGCTTCCTTAAATCTGGGATCGAGTACAAGAACTTACTAGGTGATCCCAGCAAGTTCCTGGATGGTACTAATGAGCCAGTCCTGGGACCACACTTTGTGGGCGGGGGCAGGAAGAAGAGGGCATGTCAGCTCCTGGCCCTCTCTGGGTCCCAAACAGGATTCTGGAGTTCTTTTTATCAGAAACTCCTGAAGAGAGATTTTAAAGCAAGTGTCTCCTCTCACAGGCATTTTGAGGACCTCAAAGCCTAGTGAGATTTGGAGAGAAACCAGAGGGTGGCACCCTCTCCAGCCCCAGCTCAAATCATCAGGGCGGGGTCGGGGACCCGCCCCTACCACTAGAAATAACTCTAAAACAGGTGTATCTGCACAGCTATGTGAGGTCTAAAAGGTTCTTGATAAAGGAAAAAGAGTTTTCAGGTCACAAACTCCATTAGAATCACACGAGTGAGAAGTTCCTAATATGCAAGCCCAGGCTGCATGTCAGTGATGGGAAAAGGGCTGTGAGCACCCACCCACTTTCACATTCTTTGCACTCAGTTCTTAGCCCAAAGTGGTGTTTTTCTGGAGCATCCCATGGGAGTAGTTTCAGGCCGAGGTCATTAGGGGGAAAGGATGTTCTCAGAAAAACAACCCTGCGGGCTGGTCAGCAGAGATCCTGAGGTCGTGGCCACGGCTGGATTTGGTGCAGAGTTGGACCCGGGACTCCAGCTGCTCACTAAGTTCGTCCAGAGCCCCGGTGCAGGACTCCAGGCTCTCCGCCAGTTTCTGAATCTTGGCCTTCAGAACCGCCTGGCTAACCTTGGTGGCCCCCTCCGCGCGCCTGGGGATGAGGAAGCCACGTGAGCCAAAGAAGACGATGAAGTAGACAGAGTTGTACAGGGCCATGGAGGCGTTCCTCCCGCTCTGCAGCAGCTGGCGGTCCCCGCGGCCCTGCCAGCGGCAGAAGAACTCCAGGCAACTCAGGATCTCACGCATCTGGTCCTGGCAGGTGGCCGCGATCTCCTGCACCCTCCGCACCTCCCGGGAGTTACAGAAGATCAGGGAGAGGTCGGACGTGATGGTGACCGCCCCTCCGGCGGTGGCCACCCCTAGTCCCACAGCCGACGCAAGAAGCGAGGCACCCAGGGTGACAGGGCTGAGCGAAAGCCCCACGATGGCAGCGACTGCGCCCGCGGCGCTCAGTGAGCAGCCAGCCACATTGGCGGCCAGGGATCGCCGGCGGAGGCGCTCTAGGCGCCGGGCCACCTCGCGCAGGCGCAGCACCTGGCCGTGGAGCTGGCCGCGGCGATCCAGCAACAGCCCTTGGAAGCGACGCAGCGAATCCGCACCTTGCGGCTCCCAGGCCGCAGGCCGCTCCATGCCCTGAGGGGACACAGAAAAGCAATTACCTGGAGCCTCGGTGCCTGCCGCTACTCAACCTGTGCTTCCCTCACCTAAGTGAGAGTCGTCAAAAATTAAATACACCCGCTATTGCCACCCTAGGTGAAACCGGTCCATTTCCAATGGGTCATGTGTCAAGTTCTCAAAGTTCAGGGATCTGGAACAAGTCACACTGGTTCTCAGACACTATATCCGCATACGCAAATAGGAATAATGCCATCTTCTGCTTCTCTCCCAGGGAACGCTAAAGATGGACTGCATCaactgttaaatatttaaatagggGTGGGTGGGGGTAGAAGGCTACTCCCAAACGGAGGCCTTT
This window encodes:
- the Apold1 gene encoding apolipoprotein L domain-containing protein 1, encoding MGMERPAAWEPQGADSLRRFQGLLLDRRGQLHGQVLRLREVARRLERLRRRSLAANVAGCSLSAAGAVAAIVGLSLSPVTLGASLLASAVGLGVATAGGAVTITSDLSLIFCNSREVRRVQEIAATCQDQMREILSCLEFFCRWQGRGDRQLLQSGRNASMALYNSVYFIVFFGSRGFLIPRRAEGATKVSQAVLKAKIQKLAESLESCTGALDELSEQLESRVQLCTKSSRGHDLRISADQPAGLFF